Proteins encoded by one window of Haematobia irritans isolate KBUSLIRL chromosome 2, ASM5000362v1, whole genome shotgun sequence:
- the LOC142225080 gene encoding uncharacterized protein LOC142225080, whose translation MLKYIADGEECIKTISDKEDQELARNKFTTMIENHTNKQQLTEREKYYLRTVEHTQRFLNHNKNLIILEADKGNVTVGMEKSDYDMKMEKIVNDIMTYRKLKSDPTNRLQRVNNELVDELFKYNIIDESEKRRMKTEIAIAPRIYGLPKIHKQDYPLRPICSSINSPSSNLCKHLTTILNRLTDNSKYNVKNSMQFKSKIQDITIDEDETMVSFDVVSLFPSIPVDLALKIIEEKWHILEEITKIPKNLFFRILKFCIIDNRYFRYKTSFYQQRKGLPMGSSASPIVADIVMEELLDRCMANCDIRPKILTKYVDDLFGIVKKKCNKRPLDNIQ comes from the coding sequence ATGCTTAAATATATAGCGGATGGAGAAGAGTGCATCAAAACCATTAGCGACAAAGAAGATCAAGAACTCGCGAGAAACAAATTCACGACTATGATAGAGAAtcacacaaacaaacaacaattaACGGAAAGGGAGAAATATTATCTACGCACAGTGGAACACACACAACGTTTTCTAAACCACAACAAGAATCTAATAATATTAGAAGCGGATAAAGGGAATGTTACAGTGGGAATGGAAAAATCGGATTATGACATGAAAATGGAGAAAATTGTGAATGATATCATGacgtatagaaaattaaaatcggATCCGACTAACAGGCTTCAAAGAGTGAATAATGAACTTGTGGACGAATTATTCAAATACAATATTATCGACGAATCGGAAAAACGGAGAATGAAGACCGAGATAGCTATAGCACCTAGGATATATGGTCTCCCAAAAATACACAAGCAAGATTACCCACTTCGTCCCATATGTTCATCTATTAATTCCCCATCCAGCAACCTGTGTAAACACTTGAcaactattttaaatagactaacGGACAATTCAAAATACAACGTAAAAAACTCCATGCAATTCAAATCAAAGATACAAGACATCACGATAGATGAAGACGAAACGATGGTATCTTTTGACGTTGTATCTTTATTTCCGAGCATACCCGTGGACttggcattaaaaattatagaagaaaagtggcacattttggaagaaataacAAAGATTCCGAAGAATCTATTTTTCAGGATACTAAAATTCTGTATAATTGATAATAGATACTTCAGATATAAGACAAGTTTTTATCAACAAAGAAAAGGTTTACCCATGGGATCTTCTGCATCTCCGATAGTAGCCGACATTGTTATGGAAGAGCTTTTGGATAGATGTATGGCAAACTGTGATATTAGGCCTAAGATTCTTACTAAGTATGTGGACGACCTTTTTGggattgtaaaaaaaaagtgcAATAAACGACCTCTTGACAATATTCAATAG